One Panicum virgatum strain AP13 chromosome 9K, P.virgatum_v5, whole genome shotgun sequence genomic region harbors:
- the LOC120647508 gene encoding nucleolin 1-like, which translates to MAAEDQAPRTEPRPDKKRKKLKKDKWGQPLSAAAAEVEPSVEPAQDPPAEGVAPAAGAVAAAAVEGYEPSKVVASGLPYTTTEADIRKLFEFYGPLGSVQLSRFPDSGNFRGLAFVCFESDEDAVKSLELDGFKIGNRYMRVERCRVTASSNKKRKTEFQTDPEKSLGCLSAYVGNLSWNVTEKDLRDFFKSSKISSIRFAIDKRTGGSRGFCHVDFQDDVSLEKAVAMNQSELQGRPIKVAYSVSNRG; encoded by the exons ATGGCGGCGGAGGACCAGGCTCCTCGTACTGAGCCCCGCCctgacaagaagaggaagaagctcAAGAAGGACAAATGGGGCCAGCctctctccgccgccgcggccgaggtAGAGCCGTCGGTGGAGCCGGCGCAAGATCCACCGGCGGAGGGCGTCGCGCCTGCGGCaggtgcggtggcggcggcagcggtggagGGCTACGAGCCCAGCAAGGTGGTGGCGAGCGGCTTGCCCTACACGACCACCGAGGCGGACATCCGGAAGCTGTTCGAGTTCTACGGCCCCCTCGGGTCGGTGCAGCTCTCTCGCTTCCCGGACTCCGGCAACTTCCGCGGCCTCGCCTTCGTCTGCTTCGAG TCAGATGAAGATGCAGTGAAGTCTCTTGAGCTTGATGGATTCAAAAT TGGTAACAGATATATGAGGGTTGAAAGATGCAGAGTTACTGCTAGCTCAAATAAGAAAAGGAAGACAGAATTCCAAACAGACCCTGAAAAATCTCTGGGTTGCCTATCCGCATATGTAGGCAATCTCTCATGGAATGTTACAGAAAAGGACTTGCGAGACTTCTTCAAATCATCGAAGATCTCCTCGATAAGATTTGCCATCGATAAAAGAACTGGAGGTTCTCGTGGCTTCTGTCATGTTGATTTTCAAGATGACGTTTCGCTTGAGAAAGCTGTAGCGATGAATCAGTCTGAACTGCAAGGCAGACCCATCAAAGTTGCGTATTCAGTCAGTAACAGGGGCTGA
- the LOC120647509 gene encoding SUMO-conjugating enzyme SCE1-like, giving the protein MSGGIARGRLAEERKAWRKNHPHGFVAKPETLPDGTVNLMTWHCTIPGKQGTDWEGGYFPLTLHFSEDYPSKPPKCKFPQGFFHPNVYPSGTVCLSILNEDSGWRPAITVKQILVGIQDLLDQPNPADPAQTDGYHLFIQDQTEYKRRVKLQAKQYPALV; this is encoded by the exons ATGTCGGGGGGAATCGCTCGCGGCCGCCTCGCCGAGGAGCGCAAGGCCTGGCGCAAGAACCACCCGCAT GGTTTCGTGGCGAAGCCGGAGACGCTGCCCGACGGGACGGTGAACCTGATGACCTGGCACTGCACCATCCCCGGCAAGCAAGGG ACTGATTGGGAAGGTGGATACTTCCCTCTTACCCTTCATTTCAGTGAGGATTACCCTAGCAAGCCTCCAAAGTGCAAGTTCCCACAGGGCTTCTTCCACCCCAATGTCTATCCTTCGGGAACAGTCTGCCTTTCTATTCTTAACGAGGACAGC GGTTGGAGACCAGCTATTACTGTCAAGCAGATTCTTGTTGGGATTCAGGACTTGCTTGATCAGCCAAATCCCGCTGATCCTGCACAGACAGATGGTTATCACCTTTTTATCCAG GATCAAACAGAATATAAGAGGCGTGTTAAGCTGCAGGCTAAGCAGTATCCCGCATTGGTCTGA
- the LOC120647510 gene encoding uncharacterized protein LOC120647510, giving the protein MVDPVWEHGEKRGNGWKCNYCHQQRNGGGATRLKEHLAQRGKDAKDCPSVPLEVKTFFNRELDRIRGKRMERERSKMRADEAARSSYVHLEDEEDDPDMQEALHQSRQEFQFQQKAGPRYERGGGSGSGGGPRLTRSQTQIPQRLRYFHLATVSGPRQSRIDTGPWTNKGRSAKERVGKAWAKALHALGIPGRKVDDPYFRAAIIETQNQGVGVQLPTGKEIDGKYLDATITEIEKEIEKWKEEWPQHGLTIMCDSWTGVSRNSVVNFLIYSNGMMYFWKSVDATGVVQNHAFLLTEIKKIVRDVGPENVVQIVTDNGSNFKKACALLHEEYNHIVWQPCLAHTINLMLKDIGKWPEHDAMIKSAQRICSWMYNSNSLHAMMSKAIGGELVKWNATRFGTNYMFLETFLRKKDQFMAWMVSPEFRNSRHFKSPEGQYVFRSVTALDWWNAMQSVIDDVEPLYIFLRFADHDKTPTLGEVLMEYQNTRQTYASKFAHDEARFRKITNDIIARRLVTVMMGTYVQAACTLHPAC; this is encoded by the exons ATGGTGGATCCGGTGTGGGAGCATGGAGAGAAGAGAGGTAATGGATGGAAGTGCAACTATTGCCATCAACAGAGGAATGGGGGAGGAGCAACAAGGCTTAAGGAGCATTTGGCGCAACGTGGGAAGGATGCGAAGGACTGTCCTTCGGTCCCTCTTGAAGTGAAGACGTTTTTTAACCGTGAGCTTGACAGGATCAGAGGCAAAAGGATGGAAAGGGAGCGGTCAAAGATGAGGGCCGATGAGGCAGCTAGAAGTAGTTATGTGCACTTggaagatgaggaagatgatCCAGATATGCAAGAGGCCCTACATCAATCACGTCAGGAGTTTCAATTTCAGCAGAAGGCCGGTCCACGGTATGAGAGGGGTGGTGGCTCTGGTTCAGGAGGTGGCCCAAGATTGACGAGGAGTCAGACACAGATCCCTCAAAGACTTAGATATTTCCACCTAGCGACCGTCTCTGGACCGCGGCAGTCAAGGATAGATACTGGACCATGGACCAACAAGGGTAGGAGTGCGAAGGAAAGGGTGGGAAAAGCTTGGGCAAAGGCACTGCATGCACTTGGTATACCTGGTAGGAAAGTGGATGACCCCTATTTCAGGGCAGCCATCATAGAGACACAAAACCAAG GAGTTGGTGTCCAGCTGCCAACTGGCAAGGAGATAGATGGCAAGTACTTGGACGCTACTATAACTGAGATTGAAAAGGAGATAGAGAAGTGGAAGGAAGAGTGGCCACAACATGGTCTGACAATTATGTGTGATTCTTGGACCGGTGTAAGTCGTAACAGTGTCGTCAACTTCTTAATTTATAGCAATGGGATGATGTACTTTTGGAAGTCTGTCGATGCAACTGGTGTGGTTCAAAACCATGCATTCTTGCTAACG GAGATCAAAAAAATTGTACGTGATGTTGGGCCCGAAAATGTTGTGCAGATTGTCACAGATAATGGCTCAAACTTCAAGAAGGCATGTGCGTTGTTGCATGAGGAGTACAACCATATCGTGTGGCAGCCATGTCTTGCACACACCATCAACCTCATGTTGAAGGATATAGGGAAATGGCCTGAGCACGATGCAATGATCAAAAGTGCCCAGAGGATATGCAGCTGGATGTACAATTCAAACAGTCTACATGCCATGATGAGTAAAGCCATAGGAGGTGAGTTGGTTAAATGGAATGCAACTAGATTTGGCACCAATTACATGTTTCTAGAGACCTTTTTGAGGAAGAAGGATCAATTCATGGCATGGATGGTGTCTCCAGAATTCAGAAATTCACGCCATTTCAAGTCACCTGAAGGTCAGTATGTATTTCGGTCTGTCACAGCACTTGACTGGTGGAATGCCATGCAGAGTGTTATTGATGATGTTGAGCCTCTATACATTTTTTTGAGATTTGCTGATCATGACAAGACTCCAACTTTGGGAGAAGTGCTCATGGAATATCAAAACACAAGGCAAACATATGCAAGCAAATTTGCTCATGATGAGGCCCGTTTTCGAAAGATCACAAATGATATCATCGCTCGAAGGCTGGTTACTGTGATGATGGGCACATATGTGCAAGCTGCTTGTACACTCC ATCCAGCGTGCTAA